One genomic window of Roseateles sp. DAIF2 includes the following:
- a CDS encoding PEP-CTERM sorting domain-containing protein (PEP-CTERM proteins occur, often in large numbers, in the proteomes of bacteria that also encode an exosortase, a predicted intramembrane cysteine proteinase. The presence of a PEP-CTERM domain at a protein's C-terminus predicts cleavage within the sorting domain, followed by covalent anchoring to some some component of the (usually Gram-negative) cell surface. Many PEP-CTERM proteins exhibit an unusual sequence composition that includes large numbers of potential glycosylation sites. Expression of one such protein has been shown restore the ability of a bacterium to form floc, a type of biofilm.), translating to MAAALSAAAGVAFAGPVSLKADGSWFSFNVLDGAPGWSSDDGSPLEFSFSSSSAFTLRITDFFFAGESTGLKVNGSYLGQTALVPEDLNEFAATPGDAFGNPVWSQGSWVFGPGSYVFSGDLALSPSFQGLMAISVLGAQSVPEPAAPLLLGAALASLVLARRYRRR from the coding sequence ATGGCCGCGGCCCTGAGTGCCGCCGCCGGTGTTGCATTCGCGGGACCGGTGTCGTTGAAGGCCGATGGCAGCTGGTTCAGTTTCAACGTGCTCGATGGCGCGCCGGGCTGGAGCAGCGACGACGGCAGCCCGCTGGAGTTCAGCTTCAGCAGCAGCAGCGCCTTCACCCTGCGCATCACCGATTTCTTCTTCGCCGGCGAATCGACCGGCCTGAAGGTGAACGGCAGCTACCTCGGCCAGACCGCTCTGGTGCCGGAGGACCTGAACGAGTTCGCCGCCACGCCGGGCGATGCCTTTGGCAATCCCGTCTGGAGCCAGGGCAGCTGGGTGTTCGGTCCGGGAAGCTATGTGTTCAGCGGGGATCTGGCCTTGTCGCCAAGCTTCCAGGGGCTGATGGCCATCTCGGTCTTGGGCGCCCAGAGCGTGCCGGAGCCGGCGGCGCCCTTGCTGCTGGGCGCGGCGCTGGCCAGCCTGGTGCTGGCGCGGCGTTATCGCCGGCGTTGA
- a CDS encoding DUF3297 family protein gives MTEASNKPALPDHLSIDPRSPHHVAAVFEHDIGILFNGKERVDVEEYCISEGWVKVPAGRTVDRKGRPLLMKLKGKVEAFYK, from the coding sequence ATGACCGAAGCCAGCAACAAACCCGCGCTGCCCGACCACCTCTCCATCGACCCGCGCAGCCCGCACCATGTGGCCGCGGTGTTCGAGCATGACATCGGCATCCTGTTCAACGGCAAGGAGCGCGTCGATGTCGAGGAGTACTGCATCAGCGAGGGCTGGGTGAAGGTGCCGGCCGGCCGCACGGTGGACCGCAAGGGCCGCCCGCTGCTGATGAAGCTCAAGGGCAAGGTCGAGGCCTTCTACAAGTAA
- a CDS encoding ExeA family protein, protein MYASFFGLQHEPFSIAPDPRYLFMSERHREALAHLLYGISGGGFVLLTGEIGAGKTTVCRCFLEQIPADCNVAYIFNPKLTARELLKTVCEEYRVAAQPGESPSVPSMKDYVDRLNHFLLRAHADGRSNVLIIDEAQNLAPEVLEQLRLLTNLETSERKLLQIILIGQPELRDMLARPELEQLAQRVIARFHLTALSEAETAQYVQHRLGVAGTLQQPFERGLFKRIHRLSRGVPRRINLLCDRALLGAYAQGHARVDRRTLARAAAEVFGEDARARKKKTGASQRSWLLGALGAAGAVAVFAAASSYYGLLPSASRPVQAQTAPAVPPAPVAAVASAPAPMTIADETQLSEALFTDAAQARRALATAWGVTLPQAFSSPEAVDFCDALKKTTTSKTTAELPLQCFRSDEGLALLRLLGRPALLRLPEDAGYALLTGLDERRAILRLPSGAERRLDLLLLSRQWRGEFLTLWRAPPGGYQKSRIASEAGIGWLDQQLAKAFGEPPLAETAGGSRSRYDQELQARIAAFQRAQGLHSDGRAGPITLMQLNRAAGLDEPRLAGAPR, encoded by the coding sequence ATGTACGCCTCCTTCTTCGGCCTGCAGCACGAGCCGTTCTCGATCGCGCCCGACCCGCGCTACCTGTTCATGAGCGAACGCCACCGCGAGGCGCTGGCGCATCTGCTCTATGGGATCTCGGGCGGCGGCTTCGTGCTGCTGACCGGCGAGATCGGCGCCGGCAAGACCACGGTCTGCCGCTGCTTCCTGGAGCAGATCCCGGCCGACTGCAACGTCGCCTACATCTTCAACCCCAAGCTCACCGCGCGCGAGCTGTTGAAGACCGTCTGCGAGGAGTACCGCGTCGCGGCGCAGCCCGGCGAGAGCCCGTCGGTGCCGTCGATGAAGGACTATGTCGACCGGCTGAACCATTTCCTGCTGCGCGCCCATGCGGACGGGCGCAGCAATGTGCTGATCATCGACGAGGCGCAGAACCTGGCGCCCGAGGTGCTGGAGCAGCTGCGCCTGCTGACCAATCTGGAGACCAGCGAGCGCAAGCTGCTGCAGATCATCCTGATCGGCCAGCCCGAGCTGCGCGACATGCTGGCGCGCCCGGAGCTGGAGCAGCTGGCGCAGCGCGTGATCGCGCGCTTCCATCTGACCGCGCTGTCCGAGGCCGAGACCGCGCAATATGTGCAGCATCGCCTCGGCGTCGCCGGGACGCTGCAGCAGCCCTTCGAGCGCGGCCTGTTCAAGCGCATCCATCGCCTGTCGCGCGGCGTGCCGCGGCGCATCAACCTGCTGTGCGACCGCGCGCTGCTCGGCGCCTATGCGCAGGGTCATGCGCGTGTCGACCGCCGCACCCTGGCCCGCGCGGCGGCCGAGGTGTTCGGCGAGGATGCCCGCGCGCGCAAGAAGAAAACCGGCGCATCGCAGCGCAGCTGGCTGCTGGGTGCCCTGGGCGCGGCCGGCGCGGTCGCGGTGTTCGCCGCGGCCTCGTCCTATTACGGCCTGCTGCCCTCGGCGAGTCGACCGGTGCAGGCGCAGACGGCACCAGCCGTCCCCCCCGCTCCGGTCGCCGCGGTCGCCAGCGCGCCGGCGCCGATGACGATCGCCGACGAGACGCAGCTGAGCGAGGCGCTATTCACCGACGCGGCCCAGGCCCGCCGGGCCTTGGCAACGGCCTGGGGCGTCACGCTGCCGCAGGCTTTTTCTTCCCCAGAGGCCGTGGACTTCTGCGACGCGCTGAAGAAGACGACGACCAGCAAAACCACGGCCGAGTTGCCGCTGCAATGCTTCCGCAGCGACGAGGGCCTGGCCCTGTTGCGCCTGCTGGGCCGCCCCGCGCTGCTGCGGCTGCCAGAGGATGCCGGCTATGCGCTGCTGACGGGCCTGGACGAGCGTCGCGCCATCCTGCGCCTGCCCTCCGGGGCCGAGCGCCGGCTGGACCTGTTGCTGCTGAGCCGCCAATGGCGCGGCGAGTTCCTGACCCTGTGGCGCGCGCCGCCAGGCGGCTATCAGAAGAGTCGCATCGCCAGCGAGGCCGGCATCGGCTGGCTCGATCAGCAGCTGGCCAAGGCCTTCGGCGAGCCGCCGCTGGCCGAGACGGCCGGCGGCTCGCGCAGCCGCTACGACCAGGAGCTGCAGGCCCGCATCGCGGCCTTCCAGCGCGCCCAGGGCCTGCACAGCGACGGCCGCGCCGGCCCAATCACCCTGATGCAGCTGAACCGCGCGGCCGGCCTCGACGAGCCCCGCCTGGCCGGAGCTCCGAGGTAG
- a CDS encoding general secretion pathway protein GspB yields the protein MSYILEALKRAEAERERGAVPTLHSQQAAAAGAASGPAADASGRGRARVWLWGGAGLALLALGAFALLWRGGGNPPPGVSAPAPAVQTPTPAATAVAPIPLPPPRELPVAAAPTPMPAPAPQAATPPRPLPSPAELPEALRRQLPPLTTGGAMYSEVPSQRMLIINGQLFREGDQVAAGLVLEQIQLKSAILSFQGQRLRISY from the coding sequence ATGTCCTACATCCTCGAAGCGCTGAAGCGCGCCGAAGCCGAACGCGAACGCGGCGCCGTGCCGACCCTGCACAGCCAGCAGGCCGCCGCCGCGGGCGCCGCGTCCGGCCCCGCCGCCGATGCGTCAGGCCGGGGCCGTGCGCGCGTCTGGCTCTGGGGCGGTGCCGGGCTGGCGCTGCTGGCCCTGGGCGCTTTTGCACTGCTGTGGCGCGGTGGCGGCAACCCGCCGCCGGGCGTGAGCGCCCCGGCACCGGCGGTGCAGACGCCAACGCCCGCCGCTACGGCCGTCGCGCCGATCCCGCTGCCGCCGCCGCGCGAGCTGCCCGTTGCCGCCGCTCCCACGCCCATGCCCGCACCGGCACCGCAGGCCGCAACACCGCCGCGCCCGCTGCCCAGCCCGGCCGAGCTGCCGGAGGCGCTGCGCCGCCAGCTGCCGCCGCTGACGACCGGCGGCGCGATGTATTCCGAGGTGCCGTCGCAGCGCATGCTGATCATCAACGGCCAGTTGTTCCGCGAGGGCGATCAGGTGGCGGCCGGCCTGGTGCTGGAGCAGATCCAGCTGAAGAGCGCCATCCTGTCCTTCCAGGGTCAGCGCCTGCGCATCAGCTACTGA